Proteins encoded in a region of the Petroclostridium xylanilyticum genome:
- the yycI gene encoding two-component system regulatory protein YycI, translating to MYWSRVKTILIILFLCINIFLLVSMMVSVNRTITISSETVEDTVQVLKRNNIEIEKNIIPTKMHNLPLLEMVNPEQDPKALAAKILGDGFKQQGDKYTLDKKTLAIRGCEFSYSDEAPSQTISDLNELTAENYAKKELEKFGAHLKYVVTAKVQRQGDEKYSVTFYQEFSGREIFENYITVILTPQGLISMEGYWLIPKKFTTEKLPIRHVTGILIDFLRNDERPKDRKLTVTDISLGYHRVDPKNSYIKETTAIPAWRITTDDGQVYYYEATTGNYIKNSSLKSSS from the coding sequence ATGTATTGGTCTAGAGTTAAAACAATTTTAATTATATTATTTTTATGTATAAATATTTTTCTGCTTGTCAGTATGATGGTTTCGGTAAACCGGACTATAACTATCAGTTCCGAGACAGTAGAGGATACTGTACAAGTGTTAAAAAGAAATAATATAGAAATTGAAAAGAATATCATACCTACAAAAATGCATAATTTGCCCTTGCTGGAAATGGTAAATCCTGAACAGGACCCTAAAGCTTTAGCAGCAAAAATACTTGGAGACGGTTTTAAACAGCAAGGTGATAAATACACTTTGGACAAAAAAACATTAGCGATACGTGGGTGCGAATTTTCCTACAGCGATGAAGCGCCTTCCCAAACAATTAGTGATTTAAATGAGCTCACTGCAGAAAATTACGCGAAGAAGGAACTGGAAAAATTTGGGGCACACTTAAAGTATGTTGTAACTGCCAAGGTACAAAGACAGGGTGATGAAAAATATTCTGTGACTTTTTATCAGGAATTTTCAGGCCGCGAAATATTTGAGAATTATATTACAGTTATCCTTACCCCTCAAGGCCTTATCTCAATGGAAGGATATTGGCTGATACCTAAAAAATTCACTACGGAAAAACTGCCCATACGTCATGTAACAGGTATTCTTATAGACTTCCTGCGCAATGATGAGCGTCCAAAAGATAGAAAACTAACGGTTACTGATATTTCCCTCGGGTACCACCGCGTCGACCCTAAAAATTCGTACATTAAAGAAACCACTGCCATCCCTGCATGGCGAATTACCACTGACGACGGGCAAGTGTACTATTATGAGGCAACGACAGGAAACTACATTAAAAATTCTTCTTTAAAATCCTCAAGTTAA
- a CDS encoding ATP-binding protein, with translation MFKSIQWKLVAMFVLLVVSVMIVVGTFLLKSVTSFYHNDFKNKMDSVFNNEDFTKAAANIEQMEAKLKSYIGRLGIDTYRNYFILNGLGGVLASSNMELAERLEKTDNIISAMNGKKGTEVWTGRDYVDYAIPILVDGEVRYIIYIKDEKNDLKDMMQELFNIIFQALFFGLAISIVLGFFLSSTITTPIASLTRKAEKMAKGDFEQVIEVKSEDEIGKLTNAFNYMAAELKYTLEEIASEKNKVETILLYMTDGVIAFNTGGKVIHANPASKRMLGIDAVEDIVFDDFFKSLEVDISMGDLLYLEHWNTIEREINTNGLHLRAYFAAFKVEKEKAGGVVVVLQDVTEQQKLDAARREFVANVSHELRTPLTSIKSYTETLLEGALEDRETAMHFLKVVNNESDRMTRLVKDLLTLSRLDHKQTRWNKTYFSLKQLIAEVVEKLSLSAKSQGHTLTFTSTTDMPEIYADRDRIEQVLKNVITNAIKYTPNGGQISIFAGYIYNEVYVKIKDNGIGIPKEDLPRIFERFYRVDKARSRELGGTGLGLAIAKEIVTAHGGTISIDSEQDQGTEVIIKLPVTQDEKNVNFS, from the coding sequence ATGTTTAAAAGTATTCAATGGAAACTTGTTGCCATGTTTGTCCTTCTTGTTGTCTCGGTGATGATTGTTGTAGGGACATTTTTGTTAAAAAGTGTTACCAGTTTCTATCACAACGACTTTAAAAACAAGATGGACAGTGTATTTAATAATGAAGATTTTACAAAAGCTGCAGCAAATATAGAACAGATGGAAGCCAAATTAAAGTCCTATATAGGCAGGCTTGGTATAGATACTTACAGAAATTATTTTATTCTGAACGGATTGGGGGGAGTTCTTGCATCTTCCAATATGGAATTAGCGGAAAGGCTTGAAAAAACCGATAATATTATTTCTGCAATGAATGGTAAGAAAGGCACGGAGGTATGGACAGGCCGTGATTATGTGGATTATGCCATTCCGATACTGGTGGATGGTGAAGTAAGGTATATTATATATATTAAAGATGAAAAAAATGACCTCAAAGATATGATGCAAGAGCTTTTTAATATTATTTTTCAGGCTTTGTTTTTTGGTTTGGCAATCTCTATTGTTTTAGGATTTTTCCTTTCCAGTACCATTACTACTCCTATTGCAAGCCTCACACGTAAGGCTGAAAAAATGGCAAAAGGAGATTTTGAACAAGTCATAGAAGTAAAATCAGAAGATGAAATTGGTAAACTCACCAATGCCTTTAACTACATGGCTGCCGAGTTAAAGTATACTCTGGAGGAGATAGCCAGTGAAAAAAATAAGGTAGAGACAATACTGTTATACATGACAGATGGTGTTATAGCCTTTAATACCGGTGGAAAAGTAATACATGCAAATCCTGCATCCAAAAGGATGCTTGGGATTGATGCAGTTGAAGATATTGTATTTGATGACTTTTTTAAAAGCCTCGAAGTGGACATTTCTATGGGTGACCTTCTGTACCTGGAACACTGGAATACAATTGAAAGGGAAATAAATACAAATGGTCTGCACCTTAGAGCATACTTTGCCGCTTTTAAGGTAGAAAAAGAAAAGGCAGGCGGTGTGGTAGTAGTACTTCAGGATGTCACCGAGCAGCAGAAACTTGATGCGGCAAGGCGTGAATTTGTAGCAAATGTATCCCATGAGCTCCGTACGCCGCTCACTTCCATTAAAAGTTATACAGAAACGCTGCTTGAAGGAGCATTGGAAGACAGGGAAACAGCAATGCATTTTCTGAAAGTAGTAAATAATGAATCGGACAGAATGACCAGATTGGTAAAAGATTTGCTGACCCTCTCGCGGCTGGACCACAAGCAGACGCGGTGGAATAAAACTTACTTTTCTCTTAAACAATTAATTGCAGAAGTGGTAGAAAAACTATCATTAAGTGCAAAAAGCCAAGGACATACCCTTACTTTTACCTCAACAACGGACATGCCGGAAATTTATGCGGACAGGGACAGAATAGAACAAGTCCTCAAAAATGTAATTACAAATGCCATAAAATATACACCAAATGGGGGACAAATTTCTATTTTTGCAGGATACATATATAACGAAGTTTATGTTAAAATTAAAGATAATGGTATTGGCATACCTAAAGAGGACCTGCCAAGAATATTTGAAAGATTTTACAGGGTAGATAAAGCCCGTTCAAGAGAATTGGGAGGTACCGGACTGGGGCTGGCAATTGCAAAAGAGATCGTAACGGCGCACGGCGGAACTATCAGTATAGACAGTGAGCAGGACCAAGGGACTGAAGTAATCATTAAGCTGCCTGTTACGCAGGATGAAAAGAATGTAAATTTTTCTTAA
- the yycF gene encoding response regulator YycF, whose amino-acid sequence MSRKILVVDDEKPIVDILKFNLKKEGYNVIEAYDGDEAIKKALNENPDLILLDVMLPKTDGFAVCKKLREKISTPILMLTAREEEVDKVLGLELGADDYITKPFSVRELMARVKANLRRSHIEAASNKPGSRSIEVGKLQIDIERYEVQKEGKILELTLREFELLKFLATQPMKIFSRENLLERVWGYEYYGDVRTVDVTVRRLREKVEDDPGNPQYIVTKRGVGYYFNNQV is encoded by the coding sequence GGTTGTTGATGATGAAAAGCCTATTGTAGATATACTTAAATTTAATTTAAAAAAAGAGGGTTATAACGTTATAGAAGCCTATGACGGTGACGAAGCAATTAAGAAAGCGTTAAATGAGAACCCGGACCTTATTCTGCTGGATGTAATGCTGCCTAAGACGGATGGGTTTGCTGTCTGCAAGAAGCTGAGGGAAAAAATATCGACTCCCATATTAATGCTGACTGCCCGTGAGGAAGAGGTTGATAAAGTTTTAGGCCTTGAGCTGGGTGCTGATGATTATATTACAAAGCCATTCAGTGTGAGAGAATTGATGGCAAGAGTAAAAGCCAATCTTAGGAGAAGCCATATTGAAGCGGCTTCCAATAAGCCCGGCAGCCGGTCCATAGAAGTTGGCAAACTGCAAATAGATATTGAACGGTATGAGGTACAAAAGGAAGGCAAAATACTTGAACTGACCCTCCGGGAATTTGAGTTGTTAAAGTTTCTTGCTACACAGCCAATGAAGATATTTTCAAGGGAAAATCTCCTTGAAAGGGTATGGGGTTATGAATACTATGGGGATGTACGCACGGTAGACGTAACTGTAAGAAGACTCCGCGAAAAAGTAGAAGACGACCCCGGCAACCCACAGTATATTGTTACAAAAAGAGGAGTAGGGTATTACTTCAATAATCAAGTTTGA